In bacterium, one genomic interval encodes:
- a CDS encoding amino acid permease: MPSESSVPEELFSEKTELDRKLGLTESFSILIGRIIGSGIFRTPGPIMLLVGSISTFYGIWILGGAATLLGAFCYAEMAAMLPRSGGPYAFLRVAYGPMWAFLRGWAMFFVSETAAIAAVSMVFAEYASSLNKIALGVAFPRSVEVLVALVVIWLLTLVNCFGVGLGGKVQNVLSLAKLIALGGVIGVSFSHSGNWQHFAQPFWPEQFNWTTFLAMGAAMRYAFFAFSGWEGATYVAEEVRNPRKNLPLSLILGISGVLLIYLAVNTAYLYQIPVSLMQNSKWVAVDAMETAIGGLGGALVSMAVMLNTFGSVSSQVLVKARGVFAMARDGLFFPQLGRIHPRYKSPNNALLVQAFWASLLLLAASFAGRVYETIIDFFSFTSAIFNISTFVAVWIFRRKFKNVVRPYRAWGYPISLLIVLSIQLWLLVTTLITAFIPSLCGLALTLTGLLYYYRDRLFHRLKLKE; the protein is encoded by the coding sequence CTTGGACTCACCGAATCCTTTTCCATTCTGATCGGCCGGATCATCGGGTCCGGCATTTTCCGCACGCCCGGTCCCATCATGCTGCTGGTGGGATCGATCAGCACATTTTACGGCATCTGGATTCTCGGCGGTGCAGCGACCCTGCTCGGCGCTTTTTGCTACGCAGAGATGGCCGCCATGCTGCCCAGGTCCGGCGGCCCTTACGCCTTTCTGCGTGTGGCGTATGGCCCCATGTGGGCGTTTCTGCGCGGCTGGGCCATGTTTTTTGTCTCCGAGACCGCGGCCATCGCAGCGGTCTCCATGGTGTTTGCCGAATACGCCAGTTCATTGAACAAGATCGCCTTGGGCGTGGCTTTTCCGCGTTCCGTTGAAGTGCTGGTTGCGCTGGTCGTGATCTGGCTGCTGACTCTGGTCAATTGCTTTGGCGTGGGTCTGGGCGGCAAAGTGCAGAATGTTCTCAGCCTCGCCAAACTGATCGCCCTGGGAGGCGTCATCGGCGTCAGCTTTAGCCACAGCGGAAATTGGCAGCATTTCGCTCAACCGTTCTGGCCGGAGCAGTTCAACTGGACTACGTTTCTGGCCATGGGTGCGGCGATGCGCTACGCCTTTTTTGCCTTCAGCGGATGGGAGGGCGCCACCTATGTAGCCGAAGAGGTGCGCAATCCGCGCAAGAATTTGCCGCTTTCTCTGATCTTGGGCATCAGCGGTGTGCTGTTGATCTATCTGGCGGTCAACACCGCTTATCTCTATCAAATCCCGGTTTCCCTCATGCAAAATTCCAAATGGGTGGCGGTGGATGCCATGGAGACGGCCATCGGTGGATTGGGCGGCGCCCTGGTGTCTATGGCGGTTATGCTCAACACCTTCGGCAGCGTCAGCTCTCAGGTGCTGGTCAAAGCGCGCGGTGTTTTTGCCATGGCGCGCGACGGGCTTTTTTTTCCCCAGCTGGGCCGCATTCATCCCCGTTATAAATCCCCCAACAACGCGCTGTTGGTTCAAGCGTTCTGGGCTTCGCTCCTGTTGCTGGCTGCTTCCTTCGCCGGCCGGGTGTATGAAACCATTATTGATTTCTTTTCTTTTACCTCCGCCATTTTCAACATATCCACCTTTGTAGCGGTTTGGATTTTCCGCCGGAAATTTAAAAACGTCGTACGCCCCTATCGCGCCTGGGGTTATCCGATTTCTTTGTTGATCGTTTTATCCATTCAACTTTGGCTGCTGGTGACCACGTTGATCACGGCGTTCATCCCGTCCCTGTGTGGATTGGCATTGACCCTCACCGGGCTGTTGTATTACTACCGCGATCGCCTGTTTCACCGGCTAAAACTCAAGGAGTAA